A window from Kribbella jejuensis encodes these proteins:
- a CDS encoding ubiquitin-like protein Pup, with protein sequence MAKDGGQQHKQPKRSSTEEEVEQVEASEDVQERKERLDEDVDSILDEIDEVLEENAEEFVRGFVQKGGE encoded by the coding sequence ATGGCGAAGGACGGCGGTCAGCAGCACAAGCAGCCGAAGCGTTCGTCGACCGAGGAAGAGGTCGAGCAGGTCGAGGCGTCCGAGGACGTCCAGGAACGCAAAGAACGGCTCGACGAGGACGTCGACTCGATCCTGGACGAGATCGACGAGGTGCTCGAGGAGAACGCCGAGGAGTTCGTCCGCGGATTCGTGCAAAAGGGTGGGGAGTGA
- the prcA gene encoding proteasome subunit alpha, whose product MSVPFYVSPEQLMRDRADFARKGIAKGRSAIALQYADGILFVAENRSPALHKVAEIYDRMAFAAVGRYNEFENLRIAGVRLADMRGYSYDRRDVTGRALANAYAQTLGAIFSSGGEKPLEVEILVAEIGNSAADDQIYRLTYDGSIADVRGYAVMGGPAEQVADYIGEHYRDGISLAGALRLAVDALSHDGTEVRELTPDQLEVAVLDRTRTQVRKFKRITEETVARILSESQPDTSEGPGSGDTAAKPEDTTSPAGETTAPQPDADDAPVAPPEDPVDDRPL is encoded by the coding sequence ATGAGCGTTCCCTTCTACGTCTCGCCCGAGCAGCTGATGCGGGACCGGGCGGACTTCGCCCGGAAAGGCATCGCCAAGGGCCGCAGCGCGATCGCGCTGCAATATGCCGACGGCATCCTGTTCGTCGCGGAGAACCGGTCACCCGCACTGCACAAGGTGGCCGAGATCTACGACCGGATGGCCTTCGCCGCCGTCGGCCGGTACAACGAGTTCGAGAACCTGCGGATCGCCGGCGTCCGGCTCGCCGACATGCGCGGGTACTCGTACGACCGTCGTGATGTCACCGGCCGTGCGCTCGCCAACGCGTACGCGCAGACCCTCGGCGCGATCTTCTCCTCCGGTGGCGAGAAGCCGCTCGAGGTGGAGATCCTGGTCGCCGAGATCGGCAACAGCGCGGCCGACGACCAGATCTACCGGCTCACGTACGACGGCTCGATCGCCGACGTCCGTGGGTACGCCGTGATGGGCGGCCCGGCGGAACAGGTCGCGGACTACATCGGCGAGCACTACCGCGACGGCATCTCACTGGCCGGCGCGCTGCGGCTCGCGGTGGACGCGCTCAGCCACGACGGCACCGAGGTCCGCGAACTCACTCCGGACCAGCTCGAGGTCGCGGTCCTGGACCGCACCCGCACCCAGGTCCGCAAGTTCAAGCGGATCACCGAGGAGACGGTCGCGCGGATCCTGTCCGAGTCGCAGCCCGACACCTCGGAAGGCCCCGGCTCCGGGGACACCGCGGCCAAGCCCGAGGACACGACCTCACCGGCCGGTGAAACGACGGCGCCCCAGCCGGACGCCGACGACGCACCGGTGGCCCCACCGGAAGACCCCGTAGACGACCGTCCACTGTGA
- a CDS encoding NUDIX hydrolase: MTDQSEYSAVTDHVAAESSPGPSTPREPAGRTEQPDAVPADGRPVDPAPWELLGEELGFERFLSVRLRRYRMPDGREVEWDVFGREAGINAGVTVLPLTPEGRIVTVRMFRAGPDAVVTNLPGGLVEPGEDVAVAGARELEEETGYTCETLDVVGWQWSGASSTFRKYVAIARGCRPDGKQQLDEAEDCVPVELTVDAFRAELRNPGAMTGIDAAYLALDHAGLL; the protein is encoded by the coding sequence GTGACGGATCAGTCCGAGTACTCAGCCGTCACCGACCACGTGGCGGCTGAGTCGTCTCCGGGGCCCTCGACACCACGCGAGCCGGCGGGGCGCACCGAGCAACCGGACGCCGTGCCTGCCGACGGCAGGCCGGTTGATCCGGCCCCGTGGGAGTTGCTGGGGGAGGAGCTGGGGTTCGAGCGATTCCTGTCCGTGCGTCTGCGGCGGTACCGGATGCCCGACGGGCGCGAGGTCGAGTGGGACGTGTTCGGCCGTGAGGCCGGGATCAACGCCGGGGTAACCGTGCTGCCGCTGACGCCGGAGGGGCGGATCGTGACGGTTCGGATGTTCCGGGCCGGGCCGGACGCGGTGGTGACGAACCTTCCGGGCGGTCTCGTCGAGCCGGGGGAGGACGTCGCGGTGGCGGGGGCGCGGGAGCTCGAGGAGGAGACCGGGTACACCTGCGAGACGCTCGACGTGGTCGGCTGGCAGTGGTCGGGCGCGTCCTCGACGTTCCGTAAGTACGTCGCGATCGCCCGCGGCTGCCGCCCCGACGGCAAGCAGCAACTCGACGAGGCCGAGGACTGCGTCCCGGTCGAACTCACCGTCGACGCCTTCCGCGCCGAACTCCGCAACCCCGGCGCGATGACCGGCATCGACGCCGCCTACCTCGCCCTCGACCACGCCGGCCTCCTCTGA
- the prcB gene encoding proteasome subunit beta: MTSDASGRLPEAFLTPGGSSFMDFLAGHAPDLLPGRRSLGQGDLSSEVPHGTTIVAATFPGGVIMAGDRRATMGNIIAQRDIEKVFPADEYSAVAFAGSAGFGIEMVRLFQVELEHYEKLEGATLSLDGKANRLSALIRGNLPMAMQGLTVVPLFAGYDEDIKGGRIFSYDPTGGRYEETHFYSVGSGSLFARGALKKLYREDLSETDCVTVAIQSLIDAADDDSATGGPDMLRRIFPVVGVVTADGYRRLPEDEVAALVDAAWEQRHRRPDGPAAPSLT; this comes from the coding sequence ATGACATCTGATGCCTCCGGCCGGCTGCCGGAAGCCTTCCTGACCCCGGGCGGCTCGTCGTTCATGGACTTCCTGGCCGGGCACGCGCCCGACCTGCTGCCCGGACGACGGTCGCTCGGTCAGGGTGACCTGTCCAGTGAAGTCCCGCACGGCACGACGATCGTGGCCGCCACCTTCCCCGGTGGCGTGATCATGGCCGGCGACCGGCGGGCCACGATGGGCAACATCATCGCCCAGCGTGACATCGAGAAGGTGTTCCCGGCCGACGAGTACTCGGCGGTCGCCTTCGCCGGCTCGGCCGGTTTCGGGATCGAGATGGTCCGGCTGTTCCAGGTCGAACTGGAGCACTACGAGAAGCTCGAGGGCGCGACGCTGAGCCTGGACGGCAAGGCGAACCGGCTCAGCGCGCTGATCCGGGGCAACCTGCCGATGGCGATGCAGGGCCTCACCGTGGTGCCGCTGTTCGCGGGGTACGACGAGGACATCAAGGGCGGCCGGATCTTCTCCTACGACCCGACCGGCGGGCGGTACGAGGAGACCCACTTCTACAGTGTCGGTTCGGGCTCGCTGTTCGCCCGCGGCGCGCTGAAGAAGCTCTACCGCGAGGACCTGTCCGAGACCGACTGCGTGACGGTGGCGATCCAGTCCCTGATCGACGCCGCCGACGACGACTCGGCGACCGGTGGCCCGGACATGCTGCGGCGGATCTTCCCGGTGGTCGGCGTGGTCACCGCGGACGGTTACCGGCGGCTGCCCGAGGACGAGGTCGCGGCGCTCGTCGACGCGGCCTGGGAGCAGCGGCACCGGCGTCCCGACGGTCCGGCCGCCCCCTCGCTGACCTGA
- the dop gene encoding depupylase/deamidase Dop: protein MSVRRIMGTETEFGISVPGQPGANPMLTSSQVVNGYAQTQPLARKTRWDFDEEHPLRDARGFDLSREVADSSQLTDEETGLANVILTNGARLYVDHAHPEYSAPETTNPRDAVVWDKAGELVIMEGARQARVIPGAPQLNLYKNNVDNKGASYGAHENYLMRRSTPFASIVRHLTPFFVSRQVVTGAGRVGIGQDGATHGFQISQRADYFEVEVGLETTLKRPIINTRDEPHANPDRYRRLHVIIGDANLSEISTYLKVGTTSLVLAMIEDGWLTDDLGVDRPVTALHEVSHDPSCTHLLTLKDGRKITAVQLQTEYLEQARKYVEDKYGDDADRQTKDVLHRWEQILDQLALDPMKLSDQLDWVAKYKLLQSYRDRDGLDWDDPKLHLVDLQYADLRPDKGLYYKLVKSGRMQRVVTDEEIRMAVAHPPTDTRAYFRGRCMQQYAPQVAAASWDSVIFDLPGKESLQRIPTLDPLRGTKAHVGALLDQCDTASDLVRTITGGAAG, encoded by the coding sequence ATGAGTGTTCGGCGGATCATGGGTACCGAGACCGAGTTCGGCATCTCGGTACCGGGCCAGCCCGGGGCCAACCCGATGCTGACCTCGAGCCAGGTGGTGAACGGCTACGCGCAGACGCAGCCACTCGCGCGCAAGACCCGGTGGGACTTCGACGAGGAGCATCCACTGCGGGACGCCCGCGGGTTCGACCTGAGCCGGGAGGTGGCGGACTCCAGCCAGCTCACCGACGAGGAGACCGGCCTGGCGAACGTGATCCTCACCAACGGCGCCCGGTTGTACGTCGACCACGCCCACCCGGAGTACTCGGCACCCGAGACCACCAACCCGCGGGACGCGGTGGTCTGGGACAAGGCCGGCGAGCTGGTGATCATGGAAGGCGCGCGGCAGGCGCGGGTGATCCCGGGTGCGCCGCAGCTGAACCTCTACAAGAACAACGTCGACAACAAAGGCGCGTCGTACGGCGCCCACGAGAACTACCTGATGCGCCGGTCCACGCCGTTCGCGTCGATCGTGCGGCACCTGACGCCGTTCTTCGTCAGCCGCCAGGTGGTGACCGGGGCCGGCCGGGTCGGGATCGGCCAGGACGGCGCCACCCACGGGTTCCAGATCAGCCAGCGCGCGGACTACTTCGAGGTCGAGGTCGGCCTGGAGACGACGCTGAAGCGGCCGATCATCAACACCCGCGACGAGCCGCACGCGAACCCGGACCGGTACCGGCGGCTGCACGTGATCATCGGCGACGCGAACCTGTCCGAGATCTCGACGTACCTCAAGGTCGGGACGACCTCGCTGGTGCTGGCGATGATCGAGGACGGCTGGCTGACCGACGACCTGGGCGTCGACCGTCCGGTGACCGCGCTGCACGAGGTCAGCCACGACCCGTCCTGCACGCATCTGCTGACGCTCAAGGACGGGCGCAAGATCACCGCCGTCCAGCTCCAGACGGAGTACCTCGAGCAGGCCCGGAAGTACGTCGAGGACAAGTACGGCGACGATGCGGACCGGCAGACGAAGGACGTGCTGCACCGCTGGGAGCAGATCCTCGACCAGCTCGCGCTGGACCCGATGAAGCTGTCGGACCAGCTGGACTGGGTGGCGAAGTACAAACTGCTCCAGTCCTACCGCGACCGCGACGGCCTGGACTGGGACGACCCCAAGCTGCACCTGGTCGACCTGCAGTACGCCGATCTCCGTCCGGACAAGGGCCTGTATTACAAGTTGGTGAAGTCGGGCCGGATGCAGCGGGTCGTCACCGACGAGGAGATCCGGATGGCGGTCGCGCACCCGCCGACCGACACCCGGGCGTACTTCCGCGGCCGCTGCATGCAGCAGTACGCGCCGCAGGTCGCGGCCGCCTCCTGGGACTCGGTGATCTTCGATCTGCCGGGCAAGGAGTCGCTGCAGCGGATCCCGACGCTCGATCCGTTGCGGGGCACGAAAGCGCACGTCGGCGCACTTCTTGACCAATGCGACACCGCCAGTGACCTGGTTCGCACCATTACTGGGGGTGCGGCCGGGTAG